The Stigmatella ashevillena genomic sequence GGGGTGACCCTCAAGGCCGTGTCGACGGCGCTGGAGATTCCGCTGCGCCACGGGCTCGTGCGCGCCGAGGGGGACCTCGACTTCCGGGGCACGCTCGGCGTCGACAAGTCCGCGCCGGTCGGCTTCCGGGCCATCCGCCTCTCGTTCGAGCTCGACACCGATGCGCCCCAGGAGAAGATCGACCAACTCCTGAAGCTCACCGAACGCTACTGCGTCGTATTCCAGACCCTGAATCACCGTCCGGAACTCAGCGCGGAAGTCCGCAAGCGCTGAGCGAACACCGGGCGCTCACGGAATCGTGAGCACGGGCGTGTCGTCCAGCACCAACGGGTCCGTGGCCCCCTCTCCGCCTCCGAACTTCCACTGCTCGGTGCCCGGCACGAGCGGCCTGTAGCCCCCATCGTAGTCCCAGGTGGTGGCGTACACCTTCACGCCGCTCAGGTCGCTCCGTCCGGCGAACAGCGCTCCCGGCAGGGTGAAGAAGACGGTGCCCGAGGCCGCATCCACCTCGAGGGCGGCGGCCGGAGACACAGGCGAGCCCTCGTTCGTTGCCGAGGCGTCGCGCGTCTCGAAGAGCGCGTTGGACCAGCCGTGAGCGCGAATCCGGTAATCCCAGTCCATGCCGGCGGGGACGGAGCGGTTCTGCTGCGGCATCACCGTGAGGCCCGTGCGGCCGGGCACATCAATGAAGACCGTGAAGGCCACGTGATCAAACCCGTTCTGCGGGTTCCACTCCGTGGTGATGCGCGGCATCTGGAAGGCGAGCTTCAACACGTTGCCGGAGCCCAGCAAGGTCACCCGGCGGAAGTCGCCCTGGTGGTTGCTGCCCCAGGAGACATCGGAGGGGTAGTGGTAGCGGCCCTCGGGACCGGTGTCATCGTTCGCCGGATCCTCGTGGGTCACCAGGGGAACGAAGGTCCGGGACACGCGGAAGGTCAGTGTCTCCGAGAGCACCTGAGCACCCTCGGACCACGCCACCAGGGAGTGCTGGACGTTGGGATCCACCATGCTGGCGACGCTGACGAGGGTGCGCCAGGAGCCGTCCTGTCCCACCGTCACCTCGCTCGCGGAACCCAGCGCTCCATCCACCACCACCTTGAGCGAAGACACGCCCACGGCGGTGCCGGACAGCTCGAAGTCCTGGGACACCGTGCCGCCGCTGGTGTTGGACAGGGTGATGCGGGCGCTCTCCGGAGGCACCGGGGTCACCTCGCCACTGGGACGGAAGACGCGGACCCCGCGCGCGGGCAGCTTCATGGACAGCCGCCCCCGGGACCCCACCGAGACATCTCCTGCCCCAGCGCCCAGGCTCGCCAACAAGGTCAGTGATTGGCCCTCGGGCAAGCCAGTGTCCAGGTTGTCCAGCAGCGTCTCCTCGTCCGAGGTGTTGAAGAGGACGAGGGCCGCCTCCCCACCCTCCTCCATCTTGTAAGCGAACACACCGCCCCGGACCTCGTTCTGCCGCAACACCGTGGGCACGCCCCGGCGGAAAACGGCGTGCGCCTTGCGCAAGGCGGTCAACTCCCGGATGAAGGCATAGAGCGGCGAAGAGGTGTCGAAGCGGTCCCGGCCTCCCGACTCGAAGCCTGCCTTGAACATGGCGCTCCGCCGCCCGGTGAAGCCCTGCTCGGTGCCGTAATAGAGGACCGGAATGCCGGGCACCGTCATCATGAACACGAGCGCCTGCCGCAGGGCCGCCTCCGAGCCCCCTGCCCGGAAGCGGTCCACGTCATGGTTGTCCAGGAAGGTGGGCATCAGGTGCGGCCGAGAGAACACCTCCCGGGAATTCATCAGGCGATGCGCCAGCTCGGAGGTGGGATTGCCCCGGGCGAAGACATCCCCCGCGGTGCGGTACAGCGGAAACTGGAGCATCCCAGGCAGCAGCGCTTCGCCGGTCACCGGATCATCCATGTACGAGGCCACCTTGCGGGACAGGGTGTCCTCGAACGGCTTGTCGCTGGCGAAACCCTCTCCAAACGCCAGGAAGCGGTCCTTTCCCAGGCTCCGGGCCACTTCGAGAACGCCCGGGTGCGCCGGGTCCTTCGAGAAGAGGAAGTCCTTGAAGAGATCCGGAGACACATAGAAGACGGTGTCCACGCGGAAGCCATCCACCCCTGCCTCGCGGAGCCAGAAGGAGTAGCTGTCCTTGAGGGCGGTCATGACGGCCGGGTGAGAGGTATTGAGATCATCGAGATCCGCGAGTTGCCAGTTCATCTCCTGCTCGGGGTTCTGGTAATCGACGATGGCGGGGGTCCAGTGAAAGATGCCCGCCTGCCGGTGAGCGGCGTTGGTGGGGTCCCACTGATCGAAGGGGGCCTGGGAAGGGCCGCACGCGGGCTTGGCGCCCGTGTTGAGGACCACATGCCGGTCCACGTGGTCCGGCTCGTAGGCCACGTACCGGAAGCAGTTGGCCATGTGGTTGAGCACGATGTCCTGGACCAAGTACATGCCGCGCCCGTGGAGCGCGCGAGACAGGCGCTGGTAGTCCTCGAGCGTGCCCAGGTGCGCATCCATCTGCGTGAAGTTCCGGGCCCAGTAGCCGTGATAACCGCCATAGTTGACGAGCGGATCCCACCACTGATTGGCGACAGGAGGCGTCAGCCACACGGTCGTGGCGCCCAGCCCTTGGATGTAATCGAGCTGAGAGAGGAGCCCCTGGAGGTCGCCACCGCTGTACCGGGCTTCGTCCTGGGGGTTGTACTCCCCCGCACCTTGGTCGTCGTTGCCCGGATCCCCATTGGCGAACCGGTCGGTCATGACGAAGTAGATGATCTGGTCCCGCCAGTCCGGAGAGGGGACCTGCAACAGGTCCGCGGGAGGGGGCGGCGGCGGATCCTCCTTGGACTTGCATCCAAGCATGGGCGTGAGGCCGCAGAGCAACGCCAGGAACTTCGCACGGAGAGAGCGCATGAGGACCATGAGGGTTTAGGGATGCTCGGAAGTCGGAAAGCGATGGGCAGGAAAGGACGGCAGGTAACAAGCCCCCTTCCAGTCATAAGCCTCCTCTTTACACGGCTGATTGGCGTCGCGAAGGGCGTACCAGCACCCTCCTCGGATCTCGACCTCGCCGTTCCGGTTGCACGGCGGCCGACGCTGCCCCAGAAAGGGCCGCTCGGGAATCGGCAGGCCCAGGCCGGGCCTCAGGCGGGAGGCCTCCATGGGGGCCGCGAATGCCACAGGGGCCGTCGCCGCACTGTCCCCCATCGCCGTCACCCCTCCGTCCCGGCTCTCTCCATCCCACTCCACCCACACCCCCTCCGACACCTCCGGCCTCCACTGCCTCGTCATCAGCCCGCTCACCATCGGCACCAACAGCAGCAGCACCACCACCGCCGCCACACTTCCCACCCACGCCCCATCCAGCGCCTGCGGCCACCCGCTCGCCTCCACCGGCCTCTCCCCCTCCTCGAACAGCGCCACAGGCGCTGGCGTCGGCGCGGCGCGATGCACCTCCCACACACTCCCCTCGCTCCTCCTCGCCCACTCCGGCACCCCCGACTCCTTCACCCCCAACGCTCGGTCCGCTCCAGGCCCCGCACTCTGCGCCGCTTCCTCCAGCGCCTGCGCCGCTCCCCTCGCACTTCCCTTGAACCGCTCCATCGCCGACACCGCGCACAACTGCAGCACCAGCGCGTCCAACTCCGGACTCACCCTCGGGTTGAGCGCACTCGGCGGCCTCGGCCCGGGCCCCTCCTGCCTCCACACCTCCGCCCCTTCCCCCTCGGGCTCCGTCGGCGGTGGGTACTCCCCCGTCACCATCCGGTACGCCGTGATTCCCAACGCGAACAAGTCATCGCACGCGCTCGCCTCGTACCTCGCCGTCGGGTGCCTCCAGAACAGCTCCTGGAACGCCCACGCCTCGGGACTCCGGTACGCGGGCGTCCCCGGCGGCAGTACCTGCCACGTCAACGTCGCCGCTCCTCGGTAGTCCCCTGCCCCATAGTCCATCAGGTACGGGTGCCCCTCCCCCCCCTGCACCAACACGTTGTCCCCCTTCACGTCTCGGTGCACACCTCCCGCCTCGTGCGTGTCCCCCAACGCCTGCGCCACTCGCGCCAGCACCCTCAACGCCTGTCTCGAGGACGCCTGGTGGCTCACCGTCCATTCGTACAGGGGCATCCCCTCCACCCACTGCATCACAAGGTACGGGAACACTCCTCGGCGGTGCTGCCACAAACCCTGCCCGTGCAGCACCGGCACATACGCCGAACGGATTCGCGTCAGCAGCGACGCCTCCCGCTCAAAGCGCTCATCCCCCACGTGCAGCGCCAACTTCAGCGCGTACGCTCCCTCCTCACCCTCCTTCTCTACTCGGTACACCGTCCCGGATGTGCCTCGCCCTCTCCACCCCGTCACTCGCCATGGGCCTACCTTCGTCCCTATCGGCAGCGAGGCTGGATCCGGCTCCATCTCCGGCAGCGTCCTGTTCATGGGCATCCCTCTGCCCATACACCCTACTCCATGGGTGGACCTCGTGCACCCAGCCCATCAAGTCCCGTCGACCATTCCCGTCTCGGGCCCTGGGAGGAGATCAAGGCTGCCCGGAGGTCGGCGTGCGATGGGCATGGAAGGAGGGCACGTAACAGGCCCCCTTCCAATCGTAGGCGTCCTCCTTGCACGGAGACCTGACACGAGCCAGTTCGTACCAACACCCGCCTCGGATCTCCGCCTCGCCACTCCGGTAACACGGCGGTTTGCGCTGACCTGGAAAGGGCATCTCGGGAATGGGAAGCCCCAAGCCGGGCCTCAGGCGGGAGGCCTCCATGGGGGCCGCGAATGCCACAGGGGCCGTCGCCGCACTGTCCCCCATCGCCGTCACCCCTCCGTCCCGGCTCTCTCCATCCCACTCCACCCACACCCCCTCCGACACCTCCGGCCTCCACTGCCTCGTCATCAGCCCGCTCACCATCGGCACCAACAGCAGCAGCACCACCACCGCCGCCACACTTCCCACCCACGCCCCATCCAGCGCCTGCGGCCACCCGCTCGCCTCCACCGGCCTCTCCCCCTCCCACCCCTCCCCCTCCTCGAACAACACCACAGGCGCTGGCGTCGGCGCGGCGCGATGCACCTCCCACACACTCCCCTCGCTCCTCCTCGCCCACTCCGGCACCCCCGACTCCTTCACCCCCAACGCTCGGTCCGCTCCAGGCCCCGCACTCTGCGCCGCTTCCTCCAACGCCTGCGCCGCCCCCCTCGCACTTCCCTTGAACCGCTCCATCGCCGACACCGCGCACAACTGCAGCACCAGCGCGTCCAACTCCGGACTCACCCTCGGGTTGAGCGCACTCGGCGGCCTCGGCCCGGGCCCCTCCTGCCTCCACACCTCCGCACCCTCCCCCTCCGGCTCCGTCGGCGGTGGGTACTCCCCCGTCACCATCCGGTACGCCGTGATTCCCAACGCGAACAAGTCATCGCACGCGCTCGCCTCGTACCTCGCCGTCGGGTGCCTCCAGAACAGCTCCTGGAACGCCCACGCCTCGGGACTCCGGTACGCGGGCGTCCCCGGCGGCAGTACCTGCCACGTCAACGTCGCCGCTCCTCGGTAGTCCCCTGCCCCATAGTCCATCAGGTACGGGTGCCCCTCCCCCCCCTGCACCAACACGTTGTCCCCCTTCACGTCTCGGTGCACACCTCCCGCCTCGTGCGTGTCCCCCAACGCCTGCGCCACTCGCGCCAGCACCCTCAACGCCTGTCTCGAGGACGCCTGGTGGCTCACCGTCCATTCGTACAGGGGCATCCCCTCCACCCACTGCATCACAAGGTACGGGAACACTCCTCGGCGGTGCTGCCACAAACCCTGCCCGTGCAGCACCGGCACATACGCCGAACGGATTCGCGTCAGCAGCGACGCCTCCCGCTCAAAGCGCTCATCCCCCACGTGCAGCGCCAACTTCAGCGCGTACGCTCCCTCCTCACCCTCCTTCTCTACTCGGTACACCGTCCCGGATGTGCCTCGCCCTCTCCACCCCGTCACTCGCCATGGGCCTACCTTCGTCCCTATCGGCAGCGAGGCTGGATCCGGCTCCATCTCCGGCAGCGTCCTGTTCATGGGCATCCCTCTGCCCATACACCCTACTCCATGGGTGGACCTCGTGCACCCAGCCCATCAAGTCCCCCCCCAGGACGGGCCGCTACCCGCGGCCGGCGGCGCTCTCTTCGGCGGGCGTGGCGGCCTCATCCAC encodes the following:
- a CDS encoding serine/threonine protein kinase, which codes for MNRTLPEMEPDPASLPIGTKVGPWRVTGWRGRGTSGTVYRVEKEGEEGAYALKLALHVGDERFEREASLLTRIRSAYVPVLHGQGLWQHRRGVFPYLVMQWVEGMPLYEWTVSHQASSRQALRVLARVAQALGDTHEAGGVHRDVKGDNVLVQGGEGHPYLMDYGAGDYRGAATLTWQVLPPGTPAYRSPEAWAFQELFWRHPTARYEASACDDLFALGITAYRMVTGEYPPPTEPEGEGAEVWRQEGPGPRPPSALNPRVSPELDALVLQLCAVSAMERFKGSARGAAQALEEAAQSAGPGADRALGVKESGVPEWARRSEGSVWEVHRAAPTPAPVVLFEEGEGWEGERPVEASGWPQALDGAWVGSVAAVVVLLLLVPMVSGLMTRQWRPEVSEGVWVEWDGESRDGGVTAMGDSAATAPVAFAAPMEASRLRPGLGLPIPEMPFPGQRKPPCYRSGEAEIRGGCWYELARVRSPCKEDAYDWKGACYVPSFHAHRTPTSGQP
- a CDS encoding serine/threonine protein kinase, with protein sequence MNRTLPEMEPDPASLPIGTKVGPWRVTGWRGRGTSGTVYRVEKEGEEGAYALKLALHVGDERFEREASLLTRIRSAYVPVLHGQGLWQHRRGVFPYLVMQWVEGMPLYEWTVSHQASSRQALRVLARVAQALGDTHEAGGVHRDVKGDNVLVQGGEGHPYLMDYGAGDYRGAATLTWQVLPPGTPAYRSPEAWAFQELFWRHPTARYEASACDDLFALGITAYRMVTGEYPPPTEPEGEGAEVWRQEGPGPRPPSALNPRVSPELDALVLQLCAVSAMERFKGSARGAAQALEEAAQSAGPGADRALGVKESGVPEWARRSEGSVWEVHRAAPTPAPVALFEEGERPVEASGWPQALDGAWVGSVAAVVVLLLLVPMVSGLMTRQWRPEVSEGVWVEWDGESRDGGVTAMGDSAATAPVAFAAPMEASRLRPGLGLPIPERPFLGQRRPPCNRNGEVEIRGGCWYALRDANQPCKEEAYDWKGACYLPSFPAHRFPTSEHP
- a CDS encoding alpha-amylase family glycosyl hydrolase, encoding MRSLRAKFLALLCGLTPMLGCKSKEDPPPPPPADLLQVPSPDWRDQIIYFVMTDRFANGDPGNDDQGAGEYNPQDEARYSGGDLQGLLSQLDYIQGLGATTVWLTPPVANQWWDPLVNYGGYHGYWARNFTQMDAHLGTLEDYQRLSRALHGRGMYLVQDIVLNHMANCFRYVAYEPDHVDRHVVLNTGAKPACGPSQAPFDQWDPTNAAHRQAGIFHWTPAIVDYQNPEQEMNWQLADLDDLNTSHPAVMTALKDSYSFWLREAGVDGFRVDTVFYVSPDLFKDFLFSKDPAHPGVLEVARSLGKDRFLAFGEGFASDKPFEDTLSRKVASYMDDPVTGEALLPGMLQFPLYRTAGDVFARGNPTSELAHRLMNSREVFSRPHLMPTFLDNHDVDRFRAGGSEAALRQALVFMMTVPGIPVLYYGTEQGFTGRRSAMFKAGFESGGRDRFDTSSPLYAFIRELTALRKAHAVFRRGVPTVLRQNEVRGGVFAYKMEEGGEAALVLFNTSDEETLLDNLDTGLPEGQSLTLLASLGAGAGDVSVGSRGRLSMKLPARGVRVFRPSGEVTPVPPESARITLSNTSGGTVSQDFELSGTAVGVSSLKVVVDGALGSASEVTVGQDGSWRTLVSVASMVDPNVQHSLVAWSEGAQVLSETLTFRVSRTFVPLVTHEDPANDDTGPEGRYHYPSDVSWGSNHQGDFRRVTLLGSGNVLKLAFQMPRITTEWNPQNGFDHVAFTVFIDVPGRTGLTVMPQQNRSVPAGMDWDYRIRAHGWSNALFETRDASATNEGSPVSPAAALEVDAASGTVFFTLPGALFAGRSDLSGVKVYATTWDYDGGYRPLVPGTEQWKFGGGEGATDPLVLDDTPVLTIP
- a CDS encoding OsmC family protein, with protein sequence MDSTELRSLQAPLKDKYRAEPGTALVTLKAQGTLDSQSIACKVETGKALAIAGLHPATGGSGVELCSGDMLLEALVACAGVTLKAVSTALEIPLRHGLVRAEGDLDFRGTLGVDKSAPVGFRAIRLSFELDTDAPQEKIDQLLKLTERYCVVFQTLNHRPELSAEVRKR